Proteins encoded by one window of Blautia faecicola:
- a CDS encoding IS4 family transposase has product MSSILQNHFDENNLIDCVQRFFSKHHVGKLLAKCNGMKEKGISPVSLLRYKLSNIFVGRSMYMQQRTGSFKEDFSKNTFYRFLNSAKTNWLRFTSLLAADIVNNDIRDLTNQERKNVFIIDDSLFNRTSCKKTELGSKVFDHTDMHFKKGFRMLTLSWSDGNTLIPVNSCLLASAKDTNIIGPVKDFDHRTLAGKRRKLAQTKAPEAMMTLLDTALSTGLNADYVLFDSWFSNPAQITAIHSKCMDVIAMIKKSSRIKYSYYGEQLNIKEIYSRNKKRRGRSKYLLSVDGMVGKENPIPAKIVCVRNKANRKDWLAFICTDTTLSEKEIIRIYGKRWQIEVFFKTCKSMLNLIGECHSLSYDALTAHVAIVFTRYTLLAMEQRQNEDQRTLGELFFFLVDEMADITFSRSLGILMNAFMASLQEILKLSDEQLAAFTADFEARLPEYLRTALHSKAVAA; this is encoded by the coding sequence ATGTCCAGTATACTACAAAACCATTTCGATGAGAACAACTTAATTGACTGTGTTCAGAGATTTTTTTCCAAACATCATGTCGGCAAACTTCTTGCCAAATGCAACGGAATGAAAGAAAAAGGTATTTCACCTGTTTCTCTGCTTCGTTACAAACTCAGCAACATTTTTGTCGGAAGAAGTATGTATATGCAGCAACGAACCGGCTCTTTTAAGGAAGATTTTTCTAAGAACACTTTTTACCGTTTCCTTAATTCTGCAAAAACAAACTGGCTCCGTTTTACTTCTCTTCTTGCAGCCGACATCGTCAACAATGACATTCGTGATCTGACAAATCAGGAAAGAAAAAATGTCTTCATTATTGATGACAGTCTTTTCAACCGTACCAGCTGTAAGAAAACAGAACTGGGTTCAAAAGTTTTTGACCACACAGATATGCATTTTAAAAAGGGCTTCCGGATGCTTACTTTAAGCTGGAGTGATGGAAATACACTAATTCCTGTGAACAGCTGTCTGTTAGCATCCGCAAAGGATACTAATATCATTGGCCCGGTAAAGGATTTTGATCACAGAACACTTGCAGGAAAAAGACGTAAGCTTGCTCAGACAAAAGCACCAGAGGCAATGATGACATTACTGGATACAGCCCTCAGTACAGGACTGAATGCAGACTATGTCCTGTTTGATTCCTGGTTTTCCAACCCGGCACAGATCACAGCCATTCATTCAAAGTGTATGGATGTGATTGCCATGATTAAGAAAAGTAGCCGGATCAAATATTCGTACTATGGTGAGCAGCTAAATATCAAAGAAATCTATTCCCGGAATAAAAAGCGTCGTGGCAGATCAAAATATCTGCTTTCTGTTGATGGCATGGTAGGAAAGGAAAATCCAATTCCGGCAAAAATCGTATGCGTAAGGAACAAAGCGAACCGCAAAGACTGGCTTGCTTTTATCTGTACAGATACGACTCTTTCAGAGAAAGAAATCATCCGCATTTATGGAAAACGCTGGCAGATCGAAGTTTTCTTCAAAACCTGTAAATCTATGCTGAACCTGATTGGGGAATGCCATAGTTTATCCTATGATGCACTGACAGCTCATGTAGCGATTGTGTTTACCCGATATACGTTACTAGCAATGGAACAACGCCAAAATGAAGATCAACGGACTCTTGGTGAATTGTTCTTCTTCCTTGTTGATGAAATGGCAGACATTACTTTCAGCAGGTCACTTGGTATCCTTATGAATGCTTTCATGGCAAGCCTTCAGGAAATCTTAAAGCTCAGCGATGAACAGCTGGCTGCTTTTACTGCTGATTTTGAAGCAAGACTGCCTGAATATCTGCGAACTGCACTCCATTCCAAGGCTGTAGCGGCATAA
- a CDS encoding FHA domain-containing protein yields MIQEDRALWKYIVFGLLTCGIYPLIWYYSLGNRLAENAPRYGLNFQENGMTVLMWHIFGMLLCGLGAYIAMNILIKNTNAMAKAYNGGQKREADQIESVTEVPVRTVYQQNSYTEREITMLSMEQAQKQAASQMPPRGVLYFVQTQQSVTVDKDEFRIGKNAGMSDYVITNNSSVSRQHAVIQRRNGQFFVTDLGSTNGTFVNEKRISGTVQLQDGDNIRYVDVISVFNIVR; encoded by the coding sequence ATGATCCAGGAAGACAGAGCATTATGGAAATATATAGTATTTGGACTATTAACCTGTGGAATCTATCCGTTGATCTGGTACTATTCTCTGGGCAATCGTCTGGCAGAAAATGCACCGCGCTACGGACTGAATTTTCAGGAAAACGGAATGACCGTTCTTATGTGGCATATCTTCGGTATGCTCTTATGCGGACTTGGCGCTTATATCGCCATGAATATTCTGATTAAAAATACGAATGCAATGGCAAAAGCGTATAACGGTGGTCAGAAAAGGGAAGCGGATCAGATAGAAAGCGTTACAGAGGTTCCGGTAAGAACCGTGTACCAGCAGAACAGTTATACGGAACGCGAAATCACGATGCTGTCTATGGAACAGGCACAAAAGCAGGCAGCGTCACAGATGCCGCCGAGAGGGGTGCTTTACTTTGTACAGACACAGCAGAGTGTTACCGTAGACAAAGACGAGTTCCGGATTGGTAAAAATGCGGGCATGTCTGATTATGTGATCACCAACAACAGTTCTGTAAGCCGCCAGCATGCGGTAATCCAGCGAAGAAACGGACAGTTCTTTGTGACAGATCTCGGATCAACGAATGGAACTTTTGTCAACGAGAAGAGAATCAGCGGTACGGTACAGTTACAGGATGGTGATAACATTCGATACGTGGATGTGATCAGTGTATTCAATATTGTGAGATAG
- a CDS encoding FHA domain-containing protein has product MTKILNYFNDTEGFSLTGFETLIRELKNQRVPVQNPIPPMREAEELLTVPLVQQTPKVQEIPPVQQDTAYDPGTTMLNAGAAPAGGYTQHYVNPNLTHSQSSIPVSGGNIPKTYPGTKQEEFDNVSQPEQQKEEAPVKEKKGIFGRKEKGEKPQKTGLFGKKEKTKSTAVSKEETPNRPKSFHGIAIPGSDVVPQQENTATTATAIPAQNVSIPVHAAPIQNFGDTVDLQSYTNATQHTAAPAAMKNPCLIRKETREQFFLKKEVNRVGRSRENVDVYITDNTSIGRVHAVLYLRNGRLYVEDQNSRNGTFLNGHRVIGQEELVPGASLRLSNEEFKITFL; this is encoded by the coding sequence GTGACGAAGATCCTGAATTACTTTAACGATACGGAAGGATTTTCACTGACAGGATTTGAAACACTGATCCGCGAACTGAAAAATCAAAGGGTACCGGTACAGAATCCGATACCTCCAATGCGGGAGGCTGAGGAACTTCTGACAGTTCCGCTGGTACAGCAGACACCGAAGGTACAGGAGATACCGCCGGTTCAGCAGGATACGGCATATGATCCGGGAACCACGATGTTGAATGCAGGAGCGGCACCGGCCGGTGGTTATACACAACATTATGTGAATCCGAACCTTACCCACAGCCAGAGTTCGATACCGGTATCCGGTGGAAATATTCCAAAAACCTATCCGGGAACAAAACAGGAGGAGTTTGATAATGTGTCACAGCCGGAACAGCAGAAAGAAGAAGCACCGGTAAAGGAAAAGAAGGGAATTTTCGGAAGAAAAGAAAAAGGAGAGAAACCACAGAAAACAGGACTCTTCGGGAAGAAAGAAAAAACCAAGAGTACAGCTGTTTCAAAAGAGGAAACACCGAACAGACCAAAAAGTTTTCATGGGATAGCAATTCCCGGTTCTGATGTGGTTCCACAACAGGAAAATACGGCAACAACGGCGACAGCGATTCCGGCGCAGAATGTATCCATTCCGGTTCATGCAGCGCCGATTCAGAATTTTGGTGATACGGTAGATCTGCAATCCTATACAAATGCCACACAGCACACAGCAGCTCCGGCAGCGATGAAGAATCCGTGTCTGATCCGCAAGGAAACCAGGGAACAGTTCTTTCTGAAAAAAGAGGTGAACAGGGTAGGGCGAAGCCGTGAAAATGTGGATGTTTATATTACGGATAATACAAGTATCGGACGGGTACATGCGGTCTTATATCTGCGAAACGGCCGCTTATATGTGGAAGATCAGAACTCCAGAAATGGAACTTTCTTAAATGGGCATCGGGTGATCGGACAAGAAGAACTTGTGCCGGGTGCGAGTCTGCGTCTGAGCAATGAAGAGTTTAAGATTACATTTTTATAA
- a CDS encoding beta-galactosidase, with protein sequence MGYTYNKNYLIKDDKPWFPVMGEFHYSRYRDDLWEESLRKMKAGGVTVVATYAFWIHHEEEESVYDFTGCRNVGKFLAICKKLDLPVFLRIGPWCHGEVRNGGFPDWLLEKQIPLRCDDSAYLALARRYWEALYQQVKGQMYEDSGPVIGIQIENEYGHVGGQTGEAGEQHMRTLQKMAKEIGFCVPLYTATGWGGAVTGGMLPVMAGYCEAPWDSRLTELEANENYVFTGNRNDTLVANDHHVSEQLTFDPAEFPYLTAELGGGLQPTEHRRPVPVGTDIGAMSLTKLGSGVAMLGYYMYHGGTNPKGKFSTLEESKATGYPNNVSVLSYDFRAPIRQFGQVSDTYKEIKLLALFAKDFGQDLVTLPAEIDLVGVDPEDMHTLRLSWRHDDDHGYVFFNNYQRKRRMDAHNGVTLEGRCKEAPVEFPKLDLLPGSYGFFPYHFREGDGELLSANATPLCRLRGEDGTSCVVFYGDWDPAFVWKDEKHFPVLHLDRERALQAWTVTLDREYLILSDDYVWEEDGKLHIEGGKETVIRCYPKLKDFSVLPDGFEACGLDHEFTLYRRREKAEDTRVTVTEGTVGEDSRIYNLKITSPETWRDTILSLDFGGDKIEIFRDGEMLTDSYYTGEPVQISLRYFDFPQELQVKIYPLKEDAPRFLERWPQMKDGCACELYGVGVKNLVW encoded by the coding sequence ATGGGATATACATATAACAAAAACTATCTGATAAAAGACGATAAACCCTGGTTCCCGGTCATGGGAGAGTTTCACTACAGTCGTTACCGGGATGATCTTTGGGAGGAATCATTGCGGAAGATGAAAGCAGGCGGAGTTACGGTAGTTGCCACCTATGCATTCTGGATCCATCATGAGGAAGAGGAAAGCGTATATGATTTTACCGGATGCCGGAATGTTGGAAAGTTTCTGGCTATCTGTAAGAAACTGGATCTTCCGGTGTTCCTGCGGATCGGACCATGGTGCCATGGAGAAGTGCGAAACGGTGGATTTCCGGACTGGCTGCTGGAAAAACAGATCCCGCTTCGCTGCGATGATTCGGCGTATCTTGCGCTGGCGAGACGGTACTGGGAGGCGCTGTATCAGCAGGTAAAAGGGCAGATGTATGAGGACAGCGGACCGGTCATCGGGATCCAGATTGAAAATGAATATGGTCATGTAGGCGGTCAGACCGGAGAAGCCGGTGAGCAGCATATGCGGACCTTACAGAAGATGGCAAAAGAGATTGGCTTTTGCGTGCCATTGTATACAGCGACCGGCTGGGGCGGTGCGGTGACGGGCGGTATGCTTCCGGTGATGGCGGGGTACTGTGAGGCACCGTGGGACAGCAGGTTGACGGAACTGGAAGCAAATGAGAACTATGTATTCACCGGAAACCGAAACGATACACTGGTGGCAAATGATCATCATGTTTCGGAACAGCTGACCTTTGATCCGGCAGAATTTCCTTATCTTACGGCAGAACTTGGCGGCGGACTGCAGCCTACGGAGCACCGAAGACCGGTTCCGGTAGGAACCGATATCGGAGCAATGTCACTGACAAAACTTGGTTCCGGGGTGGCGATGCTTGGGTACTATATGTATCACGGAGGAACGAATCCCAAAGGAAAATTCTCTACGCTGGAAGAGAGTAAGGCTACAGGATATCCGAATAATGTATCGGTACTGAGTTATGATTTCCGTGCACCGATCCGACAGTTCGGGCAGGTCTCAGATACTTATAAAGAGATTAAGCTGCTGGCACTGTTTGCGAAAGACTTTGGACAGGATCTGGTGACACTTCCGGCGGAAATCGATCTGGTGGGTGTGGACCCGGAAGACATGCACACGCTGCGTCTGTCCTGGCGGCATGATGACGATCATGGGTATGTGTTCTTTAATAACTATCAGAGAAAACGCCGGATGGATGCGCATAACGGTGTGACACTGGAAGGCAGATGCAAAGAAGCACCGGTGGAGTTTCCGAAGCTGGATCTTTTGCCGGGAAGCTATGGATTTTTCCCGTATCATTTCCGGGAAGGAGACGGGGAACTGCTCTCGGCAAATGCAACACCGCTTTGCAGACTGCGGGGAGAAGACGGAACATCGTGCGTGGTATTTTACGGTGATTGGGATCCTGCATTTGTGTGGAAGGATGAAAAGCATTTTCCGGTGCTTCATCTGGACCGGGAACGTGCACTGCAGGCGTGGACAGTGACGCTGGATCGGGAGTATCTGATCCTTTCGGATGACTATGTGTGGGAGGAAGATGGAAAGCTACACATAGAAGGAGGGAAGGAGACGGTGATCCGGTGTTATCCGAAACTGAAAGATTTTTCGGTTCTTCCGGATGGTTTCGAAGCGTGTGGTCTGGATCACGAGTTTACCCTGTATCGGAGAAGAGAAAAAGCGGAGGATACCAGGGTAACCGTGACAGAAGGAACTGTTGGCGAGGATTCACGGATCTACAACCTGAAAATAACTTCACCGGAAACCTGGCGAGATACGATACTCTCTCTGGACTTCGGCGGAGACAAAATAGAGATTTTCCGGGATGGCGAGATGCTCACCGACAGCTACTACACCGGCGAGCCGGTACAGATCAGCCTGCGCTACTTTGATTTCCCACAAGAATTGCAGGTAAAGATCTACCCCCTGAAAGAAGACGCCCCAAGATTCCTGGAACGCTGGCCACAGATGAAAGACGGGTGTGCGTGTGAGTTGTATGGAGTTGGAGTGAAGAATCTGGTGTGGTAA
- a CDS encoding LacI family DNA-binding transcriptional regulator — translation MNVKSIDIARALGISKSTVSLALNGKPGVSEQTRQEVLACKKQLEEHGVVPPGMFSRQPEQRKRQQIKIVKITNGMKNIQGAELDLWTDVNQVFEKNLQANGYSLGLLYADFREEDQSRMIAECNADDVAGVIIFGTELKQENSPLLDGIRKPLVIYDAAPDIEKYPVILIDNRQGVELAVNELLAKGNTDIQYLCNPLPMYNYLSRRRGFQEIMKQKGLGDASDRIINTGSSIEEVHQMMREYLKTAKLPQAYIMESYHVSMGTIMAMNELNIRIPEDVSLIGIDALPSFLTGGIDMTSIRVPHTERAYWAIQLLLKEIEHPVKEKCKLYTNCVFVDGETVKKR, via the coding sequence ATGAATGTAAAATCCATAGATATCGCCAGGGCACTTGGCATCTCTAAATCCACTGTATCTCTGGCATTGAATGGAAAACCGGGCGTGAGTGAACAGACACGGCAGGAAGTCCTCGCATGTAAGAAACAGCTGGAAGAGCATGGGGTAGTGCCGCCGGGAATGTTTTCGAGACAGCCGGAACAAAGAAAAAGACAGCAGATCAAGATTGTCAAAATTACAAATGGAATGAAAAATATACAGGGAGCTGAGCTGGATCTCTGGACAGATGTGAATCAGGTATTTGAGAAAAATCTGCAAGCAAATGGATATTCGCTTGGATTACTGTATGCAGATTTCAGGGAGGAAGATCAGTCCCGCATGATTGCCGAATGTAATGCGGATGATGTGGCGGGTGTAATTATTTTCGGAACGGAATTAAAACAGGAAAACAGTCCGTTGCTTGACGGAATCCGAAAACCGTTGGTGATTTACGATGCGGCGCCGGACATTGAAAAATATCCGGTGATTCTGATCGATAACCGTCAGGGAGTAGAACTTGCAGTGAACGAACTTCTAGCGAAAGGAAATACAGATATTCAGTATCTGTGTAATCCATTACCGATGTATAATTATCTGAGCCGGCGCAGAGGTTTTCAGGAAATTATGAAACAGAAGGGGCTGGGAGATGCTTCTGATCGTATCATCAATACGGGAAGCAGTATAGAAGAAGTTCATCAGATGATGCGAGAGTATCTAAAAACAGCAAAGCTGCCTCAGGCATATATTATGGAGAGTTATCATGTTTCCATGGGAACGATTATGGCAATGAATGAATTGAATATTCGTATTCCGGAAGATGTGAGTCTGATCGGTATTGATGCTCTGCCAAGTTTTCTCACCGGAGGCATTGATATGACAAGTATCCGTGTCCCCCATACAGAAAGAGCATACTGGGCAATACAGTTGTTACTGAAGGAAATAGAACACCCGGTAAAAGAAAAATGTAAGTTGTATACAAATTGTGTGTTTGTAGATGGTGAAACAGTTAAGAAAAGATAA
- a CDS encoding carboxylesterase family protein — protein MLFQKSKKQRGYLVSRSLFCYIISDSELRATVEKVYGDHTDDVITAFTKAYPEKNVLELLSIDRAMREASVRVAKLFAQGSGKAYLYNFIFEFPFHHGKTAWRCADIPFFFGNTELVESCGIPEVAEKLEDEIFGALLHFARTGEPGTEILPWPAVTPEDVPTITFDRESRVRHNYDDEVSAEINKVLPPFSFADMTGEDIQH, from the coding sequence ATGCTTTTCCAAAAATCAAAAAAGCAAAGAGGTTATTTGGTGTCTCGAAGCCTGTTCTGTTATATCATTTCTGACAGCGAACTACGGGCAACGGTGGAAAAAGTATACGGGGATCATACGGATGATGTGATTACTGCATTTACAAAAGCATATCCGGAGAAAAATGTGCTGGAGCTGTTATCCATCGACCGTGCGATGCGGGAAGCCTCCGTGCGTGTGGCAAAACTTTTTGCACAGGGATCCGGGAAAGCATATCTGTATAACTTTATTTTTGAATTCCCGTTCCATCATGGAAAAACCGCATGGCGCTGCGCGGATATCCCGTTTTTCTTTGGTAATACCGAACTGGTGGAATCCTGTGGAATCCCGGAGGTGGCGGAGAAACTCGAAGATGAAATCTTCGGGGCACTGTTGCATTTTGCACGGACAGGAGAACCGGGAACGGAGATCCTGCCATGGCCGGCAGTCACACCGGAGGATGTTCCGACGATAACGTTCGACCGGGAAAGCCGGGTACGCCATAATTATGATGACGAAGTATCTGCGGAAATCAATAAAGTGCTGCCGCCGTTCAGCTTTGCGGATATGACAGGGGAAGATATTCAACATTAA
- a CDS encoding DUF5605 domain-containing protein → MRRYNYEKQVEKWDVLEVTADGHSDKNPFVDYKIHGTFTGKHETVTVDGFYDGEGVYKVRFMPSFAESYTFEVTGSAVDGEVLTGEFQVTPAGEGNHGSIRVANTYHFAYEDGTPYYSIGTTCYVWELQSDELIAQTLETLKNSAFNKIRFCVFPKHYDYNLGEPRSYPYEGTPMDSSVLTKENFLEYTGKTEGNHWDFERFNPAHFQHIEKCILALRDLGIEADLIVMHPYDRWGFSQMTKEQDDLYWKYVIARFCAYRNIWWALANEYDLFPKKTVEDWERYAKIICEKDPYNHLRSIHNCIPFYDHSRPWITHCSIQRQDLYKSSEYVNEWRERYKKPIVLDEIAYEGNIQHGWGNISPQEMVRRFWEAVCRGAYPGHGETYMNENDILWWSHGGVLHGESHKRFAFLHKIMCETPGIGLCPYEKCGWDEVCGTPEESTQKQSPVKDYYLFYYSFMRPSFREYHFDDESKFQVNVIDTWNMTIEDRGVFSGKFKVELPGREYMAVQIKRMK, encoded by the coding sequence ATGAGAAGATACAATTATGAAAAACAGGTGGAAAAATGGGATGTTCTGGAAGTGACCGCAGACGGTCATTCCGACAAAAATCCATTTGTAGATTATAAGATTCACGGAACCTTTACCGGAAAACATGAGACAGTGACCGTGGACGGATTCTATGACGGGGAAGGCGTATACAAAGTAAGATTTATGCCGTCTTTTGCGGAATCGTATACATTTGAAGTGACAGGAAGTGCGGTAGACGGGGAAGTTCTGACCGGAGAGTTTCAGGTAACACCGGCGGGCGAGGGAAACCACGGATCGATTCGCGTGGCAAATACCTATCATTTTGCCTACGAAGACGGAACGCCTTATTATTCCATCGGCACAACCTGTTATGTGTGGGAGTTACAGTCGGACGAACTGATCGCACAGACGCTGGAAACACTGAAAAACAGTGCGTTTAACAAGATTCGTTTCTGCGTGTTCCCGAAACATTATGATTACAACCTGGGGGAACCGCGCTCTTATCCATATGAAGGAACACCGATGGATTCGAGTGTGCTGACCAAAGAAAACTTTCTGGAATATACCGGAAAGACCGAAGGTAATCACTGGGATTTTGAGAGATTCAATCCGGCACATTTTCAGCATATTGAAAAATGCATCCTGGCGCTGCGTGACCTTGGCATCGAGGCGGATCTGATTGTGATGCATCCGTATGACCGCTGGGGATTTTCCCAGATGACGAAAGAGCAGGATGACCTGTACTGGAAATACGTGATTGCGCGTTTCTGTGCATACCGAAACATCTGGTGGGCACTGGCAAATGAATATGATCTGTTCCCGAAAAAAACAGTGGAAGACTGGGAGCGTTACGCAAAGATCATCTGTGAGAAAGATCCATACAATCATCTGCGTTCCATCCACAACTGTATCCCGTTCTACGATCACAGCAGACCGTGGATCACACACTGCAGTATCCAGAGACAGGATCTGTACAAATCTTCCGAGTATGTCAACGAGTGGAGAGAACGGTACAAAAAACCGATCGTACTGGATGAAATCGCATACGAAGGAAATATCCAGCACGGCTGGGGAAATATTTCTCCACAGGAAATGGTGAGACGTTTCTGGGAAGCTGTCTGCAGGGGTGCTTATCCGGGACATGGGGAAACGTATATGAATGAAAATGACATTCTCTGGTGGTCTCACGGCGGTGTGCTTCACGGAGAGAGTCACAAACGGTTTGCTTTCCTGCATAAGATCATGTGTGAGACACCGGGAATCGGTCTCTGCCCGTATGAAAAATGTGGCTGGGATGAGGTTTGCGGAACGCCGGAGGAGAGCACACAGAAACAGAGTCCGGTGAAAGATTATTATCTGTTCTATTACAGCTTCATGCGTCCGTCTTTCCGGGAATATCATTTTGATGATGAGAGCAAATTCCAGGTCAATGTCATTGATACCTGGAACATGACGATTGAAGACCGCGGAGTATTCAGTGGCAAGTTTAAAGTGGAACTGCCGGGAAGAGAGTATATGGCGGTACAGATTAAACGGATGAAATAA
- a CDS encoding alpha-L-rhamnosidase — protein sequence MDFSAKWITGPAAVDRDSEVAPYFFRKQVTLPENVEHAMIYATALGIYSIFLDQEKVSDSYFAPGYTEYNNRLQYQKYDVSSLLKGKNSFVLTAELADGWYTGRLGLCNNENCYGEKRALLAELHLTLSDGSEQIIGTDASFEVTTDGPRRHASFFDGEEYDARINIDNASFVNATEYTGTVPPALVPIQGVPVRLHEQVKPKRIFQDRDGITLIDFGRNMAGIVKIGPFTAKEGQKVVIRHGELIQNDKLYTGNLRTAKQTLTYICKEGVNEYLPEFCYMGFQYISVEGMEVSEENICAYEMYSDMESIGSFHCSDERINQLQRNIVTSLKANFVDIPTDCPQRDERCGWTGDIAAFAPTAAFNMNITTFMKKWLADLAIVQKEVGVVPWICPSNNFINDRTSDFWAQNFDQCDALWGDAATLVPWAVYQSSGDVSILEQQYESMKAWVETEKQLADIVEEDSPRYIWKHGMQLGDWLAPGKDINDWIDCAKWTSTAYYAHSAQIVSKAAAILGKTEDAAAYDALFHTVCQAFRDTFVEPDGHITDGFQSIYALTLRFDLLLPEQRPRALRDLLDDIRARGNHLGTGFVGTAELLAALSDEGMVQEAYDLLFQDTCPSWLYPIQCGATSSWERWDSLLPDGTINQSDDGPQDMVSFNHYAYGAVGNWLYTCIGGLSMVEPGYKTFRLAPVIGEQLTFAEVSHKCPYGTITCRWEKDASAKHGYTLKFHVPEQTRAIVTCPDGIEREYTGGDYVLS from the coding sequence ATGGATTTTTCTGCAAAATGGATTACCGGGCCGGCGGCTGTTGACAGGGACAGTGAAGTCGCTCCTTATTTTTTCCGCAAACAGGTTACATTACCTGAAAATGTTGAACACGCAATGATCTATGCAACTGCACTGGGGATATACAGTATTTTTCTGGATCAGGAAAAAGTCTCTGATTCCTACTTTGCTCCGGGGTATACGGAGTACAATAACCGGCTGCAATATCAGAAATACGATGTGTCTTCTCTTCTGAAAGGGAAAAACAGCTTTGTTCTGACGGCCGAACTTGCCGATGGCTGGTATACCGGTCGGCTGGGGCTTTGTAACAACGAAAACTGCTACGGAGAGAAACGTGCGCTCCTGGCAGAGCTGCATCTCACGCTTTCCGACGGCAGCGAGCAGATCATCGGAACTGATGCTTCTTTTGAGGTGACCACGGATGGTCCGCGCAGACACGCCAGCTTCTTTGACGGTGAAGAATACGATGCCCGTATAAATATAGACAACGCTTCTTTTGTAAATGCCACGGAATATACCGGCACGGTTCCGCCTGCGCTTGTTCCGATACAGGGCGTTCCGGTCAGGCTGCATGAGCAGGTGAAACCAAAACGGATCTTTCAGGATCGGGACGGCATTACCCTTATTGATTTTGGCAGAAATATGGCAGGTATCGTAAAGATCGGACCATTTACCGCGAAGGAAGGACAGAAAGTCGTCATCCGTCACGGGGAACTGATCCAGAACGACAAACTGTACACTGGCAACCTGCGTACCGCAAAACAGACACTTACCTACATCTGCAAAGAGGGTGTCAACGAGTATCTGCCGGAATTCTGCTATATGGGATTTCAGTATATTTCCGTGGAGGGTATGGAGGTATCTGAAGAAAATATCTGTGCCTACGAAATGTATTCCGATATGGAAAGCATCGGTTCCTTCCACTGTTCGGACGAGCGGATTAATCAGTTACAGCGCAACATCGTCACCAGTCTGAAAGCAAACTTCGTCGATATCCCGACGGACTGCCCGCAGAGAGATGAGCGCTGCGGATGGACCGGCGATATTGCCGCATTTGCGCCAACTGCTGCATTTAACATGAATATTACAACCTTTATGAAAAAATGGCTGGCGGACCTTGCGATCGTTCAGAAAGAAGTCGGCGTAGTACCGTGGATCTGTCCGAGCAACAACTTTATCAATGACCGTACTTCTGATTTCTGGGCACAGAATTTTGATCAGTGTGATGCCCTCTGGGGTGACGCCGCAACACTTGTTCCGTGGGCAGTGTACCAATCTTCCGGAGATGTCTCGATTCTGGAACAGCAGTATGAGAGTATGAAAGCATGGGTGGAAACGGAAAAACAGCTGGCAGATATCGTAGAAGAAGACAGCCCCCGCTACATCTGGAAACACGGCATGCAGCTCGGCGACTGGCTGGCTCCGGGCAAAGACATCAACGACTGGATAGACTGTGCAAAATGGACTTCCACCGCATACTACGCACATTCTGCACAGATTGTGAGCAAAGCTGCTGCCATTCTCGGAAAAACAGAAGATGCCGCCGCCTATGACGCACTTTTCCACACGGTCTGCCAGGCGTTCCGCGATACTTTTGTCGAACCGGACGGACATATCACCGACGGTTTCCAGAGTATCTATGCACTTACGCTTCGTTTTGATCTGCTGCTCCCGGAACAGCGTCCGCGTGCGCTACGTGATCTGCTGGACGATATCCGCGCACGTGGCAATCATCTGGGAACCGGATTTGTCGGAACCGCAGAACTTCTCGCCGCTCTTTCCGATGAGGGAATGGTACAGGAAGCCTACGACCTCTTATTCCAGGATACCTGCCCGTCATGGCTCTATCCGATCCAGTGCGGCGCTACCTCCTCCTGGGAACGTTGGGACTCCCTGCTTCCGGACGGTACGATCAACCAGTCCGATGACGGTCCGCAGGATATGGTATCCTTTAACCACTATGCCTACGGCGCTGTCGGAAACTGGCTCTACACCTGCATCGGCGGACTCTCGATGGTGGAACCGGGATATAAAACCTTCCGTCTGGCACCTGTCATCGGCGAACAGCTGACATTTGCGGAAGTTTCCCACAAGTGCCCGTACGGAACGATTACCTGCCGCTGGGAGAAGGACGCTTCTGCCAAGCATGGATATACGCTGAAATTCCACGTTCCGGAACAGACCCGCGCAATCGTAACCTGCCCGGACGGAATCGAACGGGAATATACAGGCGGGGATTATGTGCTTTCCTGA